A stretch of DNA from Nitrospira sp.:
GCTGCGACGTCGACACCGGATGATAAGACCGCAACAGAGATCATCCTGCTCGTGGAAGATGAACCCTCGGTCCGGCTCTTGACGCAGCATATTCTCCGCACCCACGGATATACGGTGCACGAGGCGGAGGACGGCTTCCAAGCGCTGGATCTGATTCGCCGCAGTTCTCTCCACATTGACCTCCTGATCACCGATCTGGTCATGCCCGGCATGAACGGCAAAGAATTGGCGATGCGTCTCCGCAGCCACTTCGCCGAGCTGAAAGTGCTGTACATGTCAGGGTACAGCGACAATCCGCCGGTTACGGGAGACGAGTCACAGGGGCAGACAACATTCTTGCAGAAGCCGTTCTCACCGGAAGATCTGATCCGCCTGGTGCGCGAGATCCTGCAGCCGGTTTCGCCCGCCTAACAGGCCGCGTTATTGATCTTGCCGTGCCGGCTCATTCCATTCAGGAATCCGCAGGGGTCGTGAGTGGCGGGCGCTTGGCCGACTCGCCCATGGCGCCGGCATGCGGGATCCACTGCGGCAATAGCGATCCCGCCGCCATTCCCGCCGCCGATACCAATAGGCCGACGAGTTGTGGGGGCCACACGTAATCCGGCGTGACCCACGCTTCCAGCCACAACCAGCTTCCCAGACCGGCGACGATACTGACCAGCGCGCCTTGGGTGGTTGCGCCCGGCCAATACAGTCCGGCCAGCAACGGCATAAAGGCCGCCACCAAGGTCACCTTGTAGGCGCTCTCCACCATTTTAAAAATGCTGGCCTCAGAATTGAGGGCAAACAGCAGGACGATCGCGGTAAAGCTGATCAATACCGAGCGCATGACGCGCAGCAAACCGCCGTCGCTGATGGTCGGCACGCAGCCCTTCACGATATTTTCGCTGAAGACCACCGATGGCGCGAGCAATGTCGCCGATGAGCAGCTCATGATCGCGGAAAGCAGCGCGCCGAAAAACACGATCTGCGCGGCCATCGGCGTATGCTGCAAGACCAACGTCGGCAGAATGAGTTGCGAATCCCGACCCAACAATCCCGCAACCTGCGCCGGGTCCACAAGCATGGCTGTATACGCGAGAAACATCGGCACGAAGGCGAAGAAAAAATACAGCGCCCCGCCCAGCACCGATCCCCGCACTGCCGTTCGTTCATCCCGAGCCGAAGTGATCCGCTGAAACACGTCTTGCTGCGGAATTGATCCGAACATCATGGTGACCCACGCTCCCAGAAACGGAATCCACAGATCCACATCGGCAGGAGGGAAGAAATCGAGTTTCCCTGCCGCCGCCGCGTGCGTCACCACCGCCTCGATTCCGCCGGCCAACTCGCTGACCACAGACCCGATATACAGCATGCCGCCCATAATCACGGTGATTTGCACGAAATCGAGAATCGCCACCGAAAACATGCCGCCGAACGTGGTGTAGGTCAGCACGATGAGCGCGCCCAGCATCATACCGGCCGGCTGACTCATGGCCCCGCCCGTCACGACGTTGAACACCAGCCCAAGCGCTTTGATTTGGGCCGACACCCAGCCGAGATACGAGGCCACGATGCAGAGCGTGCACAGCACCTCTACCGACCGGTTGTACCGCAACCGGTAAAAGTCCCCGATGGTCAGGAGATTCAGCCGATAGAGTCGGCGGGCGAAGAACAGACCGGCAAATATTAAACAGAGGCTTGAGCCGAACGGATCAGCCACCACGGCCCGCAGGCCGTCTTTCACGAACGTGGCGGAGATGCCGAGCACCGTTTCGGCACCAAACCAGGTGGCAAACACAGTGGCCGTCACCACTGGCAGCGGGAGGCAGCGGCCCGCGACGGCGAAATCTTTGGTGTTGTGAACGCGAGTGGCGGCGTAGAGCCCAACCGCGACCGAGCAGGCAAGATACACAATCACGAACAGGAGCAGCATGTGCTACCGGCGCATCAGTGAGATCACACCCGCGGGGGGCGGTGTGCGAGGCGATTGTACCGGCGGCCGCATGACGACGCAATGCTATGGCCATCGAACGGGTGAGAGAGCCCCTTCACGGAGACGGCTTGCGCAGGTTCAGCACACCCACGCAAGCCGCTTCGTCTTCTGCGAGACCCCAGTTACTCAGTCTTGGCTTTCAGTTCGTTGACCTTGCCCTTCGCCTTCTCCATCGCCGCATTTCCCTTACCCTTGGCGCGCTCCACTTCCGCCTGCACCTTATTGCCCTTGGCTTCTTCCACCGCGGCCTTCGCGTCGCCCTTCAGTTCCTCGACTTTGGCCTTGGTGTCCCCCTTCAACTCCTCCACCTTGGCTTTCATCTCACCGGCCCAACTGGCGGAACAGAGACCAGACATTACCAACACCAGCGCCGAAACCACCACAGACCACTGTGTCATGGATAACCTCCTTCTTCGACCATAGGGTGATTCTGCCATCGACGATCCGCTCCGGACAGTCTGTGCCAATGGCGCGCAGGCCACAATCGCTGGAACAAACTACGGAATCGTATGGATCACATCGTGAAGAAATCGCTCCACAACGGTAGGCAATGACGAAAAACGATCATTTCGTTGACGCGTCGTCTTAGTGTGTTACGAATAGGGCATGCGTTACTCACTGTATTTCGCCTGGGTGGTGGCCGTCCTGTCGATTTGCATCTTGACGACACTCGCCTCGTTTCCGACACTCGGCAACGGGGAGCGTACGCCAGAGCCGCAGATCGTGGCAGGAGCGGAGAAACTGCGGACGATCAAGATTCACCGGCTGCGGTGCAATCCGTTTACGTCCTCGTGCCACCTCTCCAAGCAAAAACCACAACGTTAGCTCCAACCTCTGTTTCTCCTGACCGTCACGTCACGGGGATACGCGTGGCATTCGCGTCCAACCATTGGGCGAACGTCTGCAAGCCGGCATTGAGTGCCCGGGCGATGGCCGGTTCGCGGGCCGCGCAAAAGACGGCGTTGAAGTCGCGTTTAAACTGAAACATATTGGCCAGGTCGTCCGCTCCCGGAAACCCGAAGTTCCGGTACACTTCCGGCGGCACCGCGTGATAGCGCACCTCGCGCCCGAGCACCTTGCTCAAGCCGGCGGCCATTTGCGAACCGGTGAGATGCTCGCCGGCGATGCCGACGGTTTTACCGAGATAGGCCTCCCGCTTCCTGAATATTCCCAGCGCGCACTTGCCAATGTCGTCAGCCGCAATCCCGGGCAAGCGGGCCTCACCCATGGGAAGCGTAAAGACCAACGTGCCGTCCGGCCCCGGCTTCGGCCCCATGCCGAAATGAATGAGATTGTCCCAGTAGAAGGAGGTGAGCAGGAACG
This window harbors:
- a CDS encoding sodium:solute symporter family protein; its protein translation is MLLLFVIVYLACSVAVGLYAATRVHNTKDFAVAGRCLPLPVVTATVFATWFGAETVLGISATFVKDGLRAVVADPFGSSLCLIFAGLFFARRLYRLNLLTIGDFYRLRYNRSVEVLCTLCIVASYLGWVSAQIKALGLVFNVVTGGAMSQPAGMMLGALIVLTYTTFGGMFSVAILDFVQITVIMGGMLYIGSVVSELAGGIEAVVTHAAAAGKLDFFPPADVDLWIPFLGAWVTMMFGSIPQQDVFQRITSARDERTAVRGSVLGGALYFFFAFVPMFLAYTAMLVDPAQVAGLLGRDSQLILPTLVLQHTPMAAQIVFFGALLSAIMSCSSATLLAPSVVFSENIVKGCVPTISDGGLLRVMRSVLISFTAIVLLFALNSEASIFKMVESAYKVTLVAAFMPLLAGLYWPGATTQGALVSIVAGLGSWLWLEAWVTPDYVWPPQLVGLLVSAAGMAAGSLLPQWIPHAGAMGESAKRPPLTTPADS